The DNA sequence AGCGATTCCTCCGAGAAGGTGCAGGCATTGGACGCCGGCGCCGACGACTATGTGACCAAACCCTTTGGCATGGAGGAGTTTTTGGCCAGACTTCGGGCCGCGGTGCGCCGAGGCGCGTCGCCGGTGCGAGAAGCCGAGCACCCGGTGGTGGAAGCGGCATCGTTCACGGTGGATTTGCGTACAAAGCAGGTGACCCGCGCAGGGCAGGCCGTACACCTGACCCCGACCGAATGGGGGATCCTGGAAATGCTGGTGCGCAACGAAGGAAAACTCGTCGGCCAGCCCGAGATCCTCAACGAGGTGTGGGGCCCGGCGTACCGAGGCCAGACGCACTACCTGCGGGTGTATCTGGCGGGGCTGAGAAGAAAACTCGAGCCTGATCCCACCCGTCCACGCCACCTGCTCACCGAAGCGGGGATGGGCTACCGCTTCGTCCGCTGACCGGGCCTGATCGGTGGGCGGAATTGCACGCGGGCGCTCCGTGTTTAATTCGTACATGACCGCCACCGAACCAGTCACCACGGACCAGCAGACCACCGAGTTGTGGGTGGAGCGCACCGGAACGCGCCGCTATACGGGGCGCAGCAGTCGCGGGGCGGAGGTCCTGATCGGCTCCGCTGATGTCGATGGCGTCTTCACCCCCGGCGAATTGCTAAAGATCGCTCTGGCCGCGTGCACTGGGATGAGTTCGGACAAGCCGCTGTCCCGCCGCCTCGGCGACGATTACGACGCGACCGTTCGCGTTTCCGGGGACGCCGATCGTGACAACGAGGTGTATCCCCGTCTCGAGGAGGTCCTCGAAGTGGACCTGTCCGAACTGGAACCCGAGGCCGCGGAGCGACTTCTTGTTGTCGTGCGGCGCGCGGTCGATGCGGTGTGCACGGTGGGGCGCACCCTCAAGACCGGCACCGAGGTCGATCTGCGCATCGATACGGAGTAGCCGATGGCTTCCGATTCACCCGGCGACACCGCCGACACCATCAGGCTCACCGCGTGGGTCCACGGGCACGTCCAGGGTGTCGGATTTCGTTGGTGGACCCGGGCCCGGGCTCTCGAACTGGGGCTGGTGGGTTCGGCGACCAATCACTCCGACGGCCGGGTGCTCATCGTCGCAGAGGGCCCGGAGGCTGCCTGTGTGCAGTTGATCGACCTCATCGAGGCAGGTCAGAGTCCTGGTCGCGTCGACACCGTCGTGGTGGACCGGAGCGCGCCGCGCGGTGGGTTGTCCGGATTCGTCGAGCGGTGAGCCGGCTCGCGGTCGGGCCTGGGCCAGTCGTCGCCGGGTACTGGGTACGCTGAAGCGCTGTGCACCTCAAGAGCCTGACCCTGAAGG is a window from the Williamsia sp. DF01-3 genome containing:
- a CDS encoding acylphosphatase, with product MASDSPGDTADTIRLTAWVHGHVQGVGFRWWTRARALELGLVGSATNHSDGRVLIVAEGPEAACVQLIDLIEAGQSPGRVDTVVVDRSAPRGGLSGFVER
- a CDS encoding response regulator, translating into MSDKIRVLVVDDEPQILRALRINLKARGFDVTTAASGTGALTAAAQTNPQVVILDLGLPDIDGFEVLAGLRGWTDVPVIVLSARSDSSEKVQALDAGADDYVTKPFGMEEFLARLRAAVRRGASPVREAEHPVVEAASFTVDLRTKQVTRAGQAVHLTPTEWGILEMLVRNEGKLVGQPEILNEVWGPAYRGQTHYLRVYLAGLRRKLEPDPTRPRHLLTEAGMGYRFVR
- a CDS encoding OsmC family protein; amino-acid sequence: MTATEPVTTDQQTTELWVERTGTRRYTGRSSRGAEVLIGSADVDGVFTPGELLKIALAACTGMSSDKPLSRRLGDDYDATVRVSGDADRDNEVYPRLEEVLEVDLSELEPEAAERLLVVVRRAVDAVCTVGRTLKTGTEVDLRIDTE